The following are encoded in a window of uncultured Sphaerochaeta sp. genomic DNA:
- a CDS encoding ATP-binding protein, which yields MLVSELLSGESSNIEYKQEVPNTSEKYLKTIIAFANGNGGYVIFGIKDGTCSVVGLPKDQIFEIADQLTNSIVDSIQPLVDFEIIYQTIEEKTIIVVQVFPGVRRPYYLKAKGVMNGTFIRISGTTRKADEFIIKELVFQGEYKSFDQTVPFDQYVTKAQIDTLCNTMYEYALSHCINAAEKLAVKKVEQKNLIAWGLIVQKKDLLLPTYGFQLLTNNPLPEASIQCAIFKGKDRTVFLDRKEYHGPLYEEIDDAYAFILRNIRMGAEIDGVYRKDVYELPLESVREILANGVCHRSYLDPSKMQVALFDDRLEITSPGMLIGGLTIEDLKNGCSKPRNRALVTAFTYMKIIEQWGSGIPRVFKACKEAGLAEPELSEIGGSFRVKIFRKQQATPQATPQATPQATPQATPQATPQATPQATPQATPQATPQATPQATPQATPQATPQATPQATPQATPQATIEFLLSYCSIPRTREEMIKAMNLNDRKSFKKTYIDPLLASGKLRMTLPEKPRSPLQRYVATDK from the coding sequence ATGCTAGTATCTGAATTGCTTTCAGGAGAATCGAGCAATATTGAATACAAACAAGAAGTTCCCAATACTAGTGAGAAATACCTCAAAACAATTATTGCCTTTGCAAACGGCAATGGGGGTTATGTGATATTCGGAATTAAGGATGGAACTTGCTCTGTAGTAGGCTTACCAAAAGATCAGATTTTTGAGATTGCTGATCAGCTTACTAATTCAATTGTGGATAGCATTCAACCATTGGTTGATTTTGAGATCATTTACCAAACAATCGAAGAGAAGACTATTATTGTTGTTCAAGTATTTCCTGGAGTGAGAAGGCCTTATTATCTCAAAGCTAAAGGGGTCATGAATGGTACCTTTATCCGTATCTCAGGAACAACTCGTAAAGCCGATGAATTCATCATTAAAGAATTGGTTTTTCAAGGAGAATACAAAAGTTTTGATCAAACCGTACCGTTTGATCAATATGTTACCAAAGCGCAAATCGATACGTTGTGTAATACGATGTACGAATATGCTTTATCACATTGTATAAATGCCGCTGAGAAACTCGCTGTAAAAAAAGTAGAGCAAAAAAATTTGATTGCATGGGGTTTGATTGTACAGAAAAAAGACCTACTTCTTCCAACCTACGGATTTCAGTTACTCACAAACAATCCCTTACCAGAAGCTTCAATTCAATGCGCAATATTCAAGGGAAAGGACAGGACCGTGTTTCTTGATCGTAAAGAGTATCATGGTCCTCTATATGAAGAAATTGATGATGCTTATGCCTTTATTCTTAGAAATATTCGAATGGGGGCAGAAATTGATGGCGTGTATCGCAAAGATGTGTATGAGTTACCTCTTGAGAGTGTGCGGGAGATACTCGCTAATGGAGTTTGCCATCGTTCCTATCTTGATCCATCCAAGATGCAAGTAGCATTATTCGATGATCGGTTAGAAATCACATCCCCAGGAATGTTGATTGGAGGCCTCACCATTGAAGATCTTAAAAACGGATGCAGCAAACCAAGAAATCGTGCTCTAGTGACAGCCTTCACCTATATGAAGATTATTGAACAATGGGGTAGCGGGATTCCTAGAGTTTTTAAAGCATGCAAGGAAGCAGGGCTTGCTGAACCAGAATTAAGCGAAATTGGAGGAAGTTTCAGGGTAAAGATTTTCCGAAAGCAACAAGCTACCCCCCAAGCTACCCCCCAAGCTACCCCCCAAGCTACCCCCCAAGCTACCCCCCAAGCTACCCCCCAAGCTACCCCCCAAGCTACCCCCCAAGCTACCCCCCAAGCTACCCCCCAAGCTACCCCCCAAGCTACCCCCCAAGCTACCCCCCAAGCTACCCCCCAAGCTACCCCCCAAGCTACCCCCCAAGCTACCCCCCAAGCTACCATTGAATTTTTGCTTTCCTATTGCAGTATCCCAAGGACTAGAGAAGAAATGATAAAGGCTATGAACTTGAATGATAGAAAATCTTTCAAAAAGACCTACATCGACCCTCTTCTTGCGTCAGGTAAACTAAGAATGACACTACCAGAAAAACCTAGGAGTCCTCTGCAAAGGTATGTAGCGACTGATAAGTAA
- a CDS encoding DUF134 domain-containing protein, protein MPRPRKWRNVCALPQITKFGPLGAPLDETPSIIMTVDEYETIRLIDQEGLTQEMCAGQMNVARTTVQGIYESARRKLAESLVEGKLLFIEGGEYHLNDHGGPHHYGCGRGCRMGRGRHQHRQGDIPQ, encoded by the coding sequence ATGCCCCGTCCACGCAAATGGAGAAACGTCTGTGCACTTCCCCAAATCACCAAGTTCGGGCCCCTCGGGGCCCCCTTGGATGAAACCCCATCCATTATCATGACCGTTGATGAGTATGAAACCATACGCCTCATCGACCAGGAAGGATTGACCCAAGAGATGTGTGCTGGACAGATGAATGTTGCCAGGACTACGGTCCAAGGCATCTATGAAAGCGCCAGAAGAAAGCTGGCAGAATCACTGGTGGAGGGCAAGCTGCTCTTCATTGAGGGTGGTGAGTACCACCTGAATGACCATGGTGGTCCCCATCACTACGGCTGCGGTCGTGGATGCAGGATGGGCCGGGGTCGCCACCAACATAGACAAGGAGATATACCACAATGA
- a CDS encoding MBL fold metallo-hydrolase: MKITTLVENTTNNPTLGAEHGLSLYIEASQKTMLFDMGASPLFAENAEKLNVDLKKVDLAILSHGHYDHGGGIKTFFSINSTAPLYARKEAFGPFFSERSEGEYHYIGVDQDLLRNNRLIFTSALTPVAEGIFLFSKVEGTRFIPTGNKSLFKKEGEAYIVDPFTHEQYLAIKEGDEHILISGCSHRGIVNIMEAFHDEFGSYPTRVIGGFHLYNHRTGKPEDPEVLDQIAAILLATKAIFYTCHCTGEENFTYLKGKMGEAIHYLAGGDILDFKAHKE; this comes from the coding sequence ATGAAAATAACCACATTGGTGGAGAATACCACCAACAATCCAACGTTGGGAGCAGAACATGGATTGAGTCTCTATATCGAGGCAAGTCAGAAAACCATGCTCTTCGATATGGGAGCAAGTCCCTTGTTTGCTGAGAATGCAGAAAAACTCAATGTCGATCTGAAGAAGGTTGACCTTGCCATCCTCAGTCATGGGCATTATGACCACGGAGGAGGCATCAAAACCTTTTTCAGTATAAACAGCACTGCCCCTCTCTATGCCAGAAAGGAAGCCTTTGGGCCTTTTTTCTCCGAGCGAAGTGAAGGAGAATACCACTACATAGGAGTCGACCAGGATCTGCTGAGGAACAACCGCCTTATCTTCACCTCAGCACTCACCCCGGTAGCTGAGGGAATATTCCTATTCAGCAAGGTGGAAGGCACCCGCTTCATTCCCACGGGAAATAAGAGCCTGTTCAAGAAGGAGGGAGAGGCATATATCGTCGACCCATTCACCCACGAACAGTACCTTGCGATTAAGGAAGGGGATGAACATATCCTGATAAGCGGTTGTTCGCACCGTGGGATCGTGAATATCATGGAAGCCTTCCACGATGAGTTCGGTTCCTACCCCACTCGTGTAATCGGGGGATTCCACCTCTACAACCACCGCACGGGCAAGCCTGAGGACCCAGAGGTCCTGGATCAGATTGCAGCCATCCTCTTGGCAACCAAAGCAATATTTTACACCTGTCACTGCACAGGAGAAGAAAACTTTACCTATCTCAAGGGGAAGATGGGGGAAGCGATTCATTACCTTGCAGGAGGAGATATCCTCGACTTCAAGGCCCATAAGGAGTAA
- a CDS encoding MFS transporter has translation MHKSSGTLYGAQRSSLIVRLPFYYGWVILIAGAIGVLASIPGQTMGVSVFTDHLINSLNISRVGLSSAYMVGTLGSSLIISYAGVLFDRYGARPVAAVAAFFLSLFLLLLVFSSNIASLLASIGIPSSIAAFAVIGFGFFGIRFFGQGVLTLVSRGMVAKWFSTHRGLATGLMGITTSFTFSYAPQPLQHLINQYGWKSSLGILSALLMFLFLPFILTFFRSDPESCGLEMERGLPKPKKNRSARSEDAHIELDLKDARRHVAYWVILLSLGYWSLFNTAFTFHIVSIYGEFGIDASQAVKIFLPISVISVISRFLGSYLSDRIAIKYIYIVYGFSLIIASVAMMMLHTAAGTVLVIIGYGIGTGLFGMLNIVTWPKIYGRKHLGAVSGFAMSIIVAGSAIGPWAFSMVYRFTHSYRGTGVIGLAVSSFIMLAILFIPFSTEKNKKRNNP, from the coding sequence ATGCATAAAAGTTCGGGCACTCTTTATGGTGCTCAACGTTCATCGCTTATCGTTCGCCTTCCTTTCTATTATGGTTGGGTAATTCTCATTGCTGGCGCAATAGGAGTTTTGGCAAGCATCCCTGGACAGACCATGGGAGTGTCTGTATTCACCGACCATCTTATCAACTCATTGAATATATCCCGGGTCGGTCTCTCTTCTGCCTATATGGTAGGAACACTGGGAAGCAGCCTAATTATCAGCTATGCGGGAGTGCTCTTTGACCGCTATGGAGCCAGACCTGTTGCTGCAGTTGCAGCGTTCTTTTTAAGCCTATTCCTGCTGTTGCTTGTTTTCTCCAGCAATATTGCATCCCTACTCGCTTCTATCGGAATTCCTTCATCGATTGCTGCATTTGCTGTAATCGGATTCGGATTTTTTGGGATAAGGTTCTTTGGACAGGGCGTTCTGACATTGGTCAGCCGTGGCATGGTAGCAAAATGGTTCAGTACCCATCGAGGGCTTGCAACCGGTTTGATGGGGATTACCACCTCTTTCACGTTTTCCTATGCACCACAACCACTGCAACATTTGATTAATCAATATGGATGGAAGTCATCGCTGGGAATACTTTCAGCACTACTCATGTTCCTATTCCTACCCTTTATCCTCACATTCTTTAGGAGCGATCCTGAATCATGTGGTCTGGAAATGGAGCGTGGTTTACCAAAGCCAAAGAAGAATCGTTCAGCGCGAAGTGAGGATGCCCACATTGAACTGGACCTCAAGGATGCAAGAAGGCATGTCGCATATTGGGTAATACTGCTCTCTCTGGGCTACTGGTCCCTGTTCAATACTGCATTCACTTTCCACATCGTATCCATCTATGGAGAATTTGGTATTGATGCAAGTCAAGCAGTCAAGATATTCCTCCCAATCTCAGTCATTTCAGTAATCTCCCGATTCCTCGGAAGTTATCTCAGTGACCGGATAGCGATCAAATATATCTACATTGTCTACGGATTTTCCCTGATCATAGCTTCAGTTGCCATGATGATGCTCCACACCGCTGCCGGTACTGTCCTTGTAATTATCGGCTATGGAATCGGAACAGGGTTGTTTGGAATGCTCAACATTGTCACCTGGCCCAAGATCTATGGAAGAAAACACCTTGGAGCAGTGAGTGGCTTTGCTATGTCGATTATCGTGGCAGGAAGCGCAATCGGTCCTTGGGCATTCAGCATGGTGTACCGTTTCACCCACTCCTACCGGGGAACCGGGGTAATCGGTCTTGCCGTCTCTTCATTCATCATGCTTGCTATTCTCTTCATCCCCTTCTCAACTGAGAAGAATAAGAAAAGGAACAACCCATGA
- a CDS encoding ATP-binding protein, with product MHTKATIAVLSGKGGTGKTLVSVNLAAVAANATYIDCDTEEPNGHIFIKPTIVEEYAVSDPKPVVNQDLCDGCRICVDACAFNALALIGKNLLVFDEICHSCGLCTYLCPKGALHEEQRPLGLVKRGRKNGITFLSGEMNVGESSAVPIIKALMREKKTDLVIIDSPPGSGCLVTETVGNADFCLLVAEPTIFGAHNLAMVHELVTLMGKPSAVLLNKTQEGENPSEVYARQHGLKIIGSLPYDEHLALLSSDGYLAAEEDEHYHTYFKELLSKVVQEASHASDSDPQR from the coding sequence ATGCACACTAAGGCTACCATTGCAGTTCTCAGTGGCAAGGGAGGAACAGGGAAGACCCTGGTCTCCGTTAATCTTGCCGCTGTGGCAGCAAATGCAACCTATATCGATTGTGATACGGAAGAGCCGAACGGACATATCTTCATCAAGCCAACCATTGTGGAGGAGTATGCTGTATCTGATCCGAAGCCCGTGGTGAACCAGGATCTATGCGATGGTTGCCGAATATGTGTTGATGCCTGCGCATTCAATGCCTTGGCACTCATTGGAAAGAACCTCCTGGTCTTCGATGAGATCTGTCACTCCTGTGGGCTATGCACATACCTCTGCCCGAAAGGAGCACTTCACGAAGAGCAACGTCCATTGGGCTTGGTTAAACGGGGAAGGAAAAACGGAATAACCTTTCTCTCTGGAGAGATGAATGTTGGAGAGAGCTCTGCAGTTCCCATCATCAAGGCACTCATGAGAGAGAAGAAAACCGATTTGGTTATCATTGACAGTCCCCCTGGTAGCGGGTGCCTGGTGACTGAGACCGTCGGCAACGCTGACTTCTGTCTCCTGGTTGCTGAACCTACCATTTTTGGAGCACACAATCTGGCGATGGTTCATGAGTTGGTCACCCTTATGGGAAAACCCTCTGCAGTACTTTTGAACAAGACCCAGGAAGGAGAGAACCCCAGTGAGGTCTATGCAAGGCAGCATGGACTCAAAATTATTGGATCACTTCCCTACGATGAGCATTTGGCTCTTCTCTCCAGTGACGGGTATCTTGCTGCCGAGGAAGATGAACACTATCACACCTATTTCAAGGAACTACTGTCAAAGGTAGTACAGGAGGCCAGCCATGCATCAGATTCTGATCCTCAGCGGTAA
- a CDS encoding extracellular solute-binding protein: MSRPTTKHVIIILLTIFSMIALLGCQKSETNDSKSSSKKLYVYNWSYYTPDSVIASFEEEFGVDVILDYFASNEEMFTKLMASSGAGYDVIFPSGDYVSIMKNLDMLEKIDTTKMDNLQYISPLALEKATYDPEMEYSVPYYLGASGIAVNKEMVSDYEKSWNIFADERYKDRMVMMDDMREVIGDALAYLGYSVNTTNPAELEEARILINTEWKPNLVKFDAEAFAKGFASGEYWIAHGYAEAIFEELQESQWDNVDFFLPSDGGPMYIDSMCIPKGARNYDLALEFINYIHKPENYAQFLDRFHFPSSVNMEADQYRTTTPFYTVDMLTSYELKDDLGASLEMYNKAWESIRYVD, translated from the coding sequence ATGAGCAGACCTACCACCAAGCATGTTATCATCATTTTGCTGACCATCTTCAGCATGATCGCCCTTCTCGGTTGCCAGAAGTCCGAAACGAACGATTCAAAGAGCAGCAGTAAAAAGCTCTATGTCTACAACTGGTCCTACTACACTCCCGATTCAGTCATCGCCTCGTTTGAAGAGGAATTCGGTGTAGATGTAATACTCGATTACTTTGCATCCAATGAAGAGATGTTCACCAAGCTTATGGCTTCCTCTGGTGCTGGGTACGATGTCATATTCCCCAGTGGGGATTATGTTTCCATCATGAAAAATCTCGATATGCTGGAAAAAATCGACACCACCAAAATGGACAACCTGCAATACATCTCCCCACTCGCTCTGGAAAAGGCTACCTATGATCCTGAAATGGAATACTCTGTTCCCTACTACCTTGGTGCCAGTGGTATTGCCGTCAACAAGGAGATGGTCAGCGATTATGAAAAGAGCTGGAACATCTTTGCTGATGAGCGATACAAGGACCGCATGGTGATGATGGATGATATGCGTGAGGTCATTGGTGATGCACTTGCCTACCTGGGCTATTCAGTCAACACCACAAACCCAGCCGAGCTCGAAGAAGCACGGATACTGATCAACACCGAGTGGAAACCAAACCTGGTCAAGTTCGATGCAGAAGCGTTTGCCAAAGGCTTCGCCAGCGGGGAGTATTGGATCGCACATGGCTACGCAGAGGCTATCTTTGAGGAGCTTCAGGAATCCCAGTGGGACAATGTTGACTTCTTCCTCCCTTCTGATGGTGGACCGATGTATATTGACTCGATGTGTATCCCCAAGGGAGCCAGGAACTATGACCTTGCCCTTGAGTTCATCAACTATATCCACAAGCCGGAGAACTACGCACAGTTCCTCGACCGTTTCCACTTCCCTTCCTCTGTGAACATGGAAGCCGATCAGTACCGCACAACCACCCCGTTCTATACCGTTGATATGCTCACCTCCTATGAGTTGAAGGATGACCTGGGAGCAAGCTTGGAAATGTACAACAAGGCGTGGGAGAGCATCCGTTATGTTGATTGA
- a CDS encoding ATP-binding protein: MHQILILSGKGGTGKTTVASAFIKLSDAKAYADCDVDAPNLHLVMGTYEQEQKKDYFGLPKAVIDPDVCISCNKCFEVCRFDAIKPGNPYEVLPIACEGCNYCIHVCPVDAIHSKEAKVGDLKLLKRKDEVFSTATLLMGSGTTGKLVSEVKNQLKEVSSEHEVAILDGSPGIGCPVIASLSGVSLALMVAEPSVSGLSDLKRVLASARQLQVPVAVIVNKYDSNERKSAEMEVYCYKEGVPFLGKIPYDKMALEAINTNRTLVEMNSKGAEAIKTIYEKTLRLMKERIHT; the protein is encoded by the coding sequence ATGCATCAGATTCTGATCCTCAGCGGTAAGGGAGGAACAGGCAAGACCACGGTAGCCAGTGCCTTCATTAAACTCAGTGATGCAAAAGCCTATGCCGACTGCGACGTGGACGCACCCAATCTCCATCTCGTGATGGGCACATATGAGCAAGAGCAGAAGAAAGACTATTTTGGATTACCCAAGGCCGTAATCGACCCAGATGTGTGTATCAGTTGCAACAAGTGCTTTGAGGTATGTCGATTCGACGCCATTAAGCCGGGAAATCCGTATGAAGTGCTTCCCATCGCTTGTGAAGGTTGTAACTACTGCATTCATGTCTGCCCTGTGGACGCAATACACAGCAAGGAGGCAAAAGTCGGAGACCTGAAGTTGCTGAAGCGTAAGGATGAGGTATTCTCAACAGCAACACTCCTGATGGGTAGTGGCACTACCGGGAAACTGGTCAGTGAAGTCAAGAATCAACTGAAGGAAGTAAGCAGTGAACACGAAGTTGCCATTCTTGATGGCAGCCCAGGCATAGGGTGCCCGGTAATTGCATCATTAAGTGGGGTCAGCCTGGCACTCATGGTCGCAGAACCCTCGGTCAGTGGGCTCTCCGACCTGAAACGTGTGCTGGCCAGTGCCAGGCAGCTACAGGTACCAGTTGCTGTTATTGTAAATAAATATGACTCCAATGAACGTAAAAGTGCGGAAATGGAAGTATACTGCTACAAAGAAGGAGTGCCGTTCCTTGGGAAAATACCCTACGACAAGATGGCACTGGAAGCAATTAATACCAATAGGACGTTGGTCGAAATGAACAGCAAGGGAGCTGAAGCGATCAAGACCATCTATGAGAAGACCTTACGATTGATGAAGGAGCGTATCCACACATGA
- a CDS encoding NifB/NifX family molybdenum-iron cluster-binding protein — protein MLKVAVASEKKNVCGHFGHCETFEIYETENEKILKHESMPNPGHRPGFLPNYLHELGVNTIISGGMGGGAVDIFNGHNIEVIVGAQGSAEEAVKQYLEGNLASTGSVCHEHAHHDECE, from the coding sequence ATGTTGAAAGTAGCAGTAGCAAGTGAAAAAAAGAATGTATGTGGCCATTTTGGGCACTGTGAGACCTTCGAGATCTACGAAACGGAGAACGAGAAGATCCTTAAGCATGAGAGCATGCCAAACCCTGGACATCGTCCTGGTTTCTTGCCCAACTACCTCCATGAACTGGGTGTGAACACCATTATCAGTGGTGGAATGGGCGGAGGTGCAGTGGATATCTTCAATGGCCATAACATTGAGGTCATTGTGGGGGCACAAGGGTCTGCAGAAGAAGCCGTCAAGCAGTACCTGGAAGGAAATCTTGCCTCCACAGGGAGTGTTTGCCACGAACATGCCCATCATGATGAGTGCGAATAG
- a CDS encoding Mrp/NBP35 family ATP-binding protein — translation MAQPNTDMRAHSKTGSTIGNIIAVVSGKGGVGKSSVTSLLASEMQRRGHKVGVLDADITGSSIPKMFGIHSRAGGEEGRIEPAVSKNGIKIISTNMLLDNESDAVIWRGPLIANTVKLFYTDVDWKELDYLFVDMPPGTGDVPLTVFQSLPVEGIVMVTSPQELVSMVVEKAVNMAQKMNVPIVGLVENLSYFLCPDNQKQYKVFGESHIDVVAEHHNLEVLAKLPIDPLLSEACDNGTIEAYQGADLSGLCNILEAREK, via the coding sequence ATGGCACAACCTAATACAGATATGAGAGCACATTCCAAGACAGGAAGCACCATCGGTAACATCATCGCAGTTGTCAGCGGAAAGGGAGGGGTTGGAAAATCCTCGGTTACCAGCCTACTCGCTTCAGAAATGCAAAGACGTGGTCATAAGGTGGGAGTACTTGATGCAGACATCACCGGTTCCTCCATCCCAAAGATGTTCGGTATTCATAGCAGAGCTGGAGGGGAAGAAGGAAGAATTGAACCTGCGGTAAGCAAGAATGGCATCAAGATTATCTCAACAAACATGTTGTTGGATAATGAGAGTGATGCGGTCATATGGCGTGGCCCCCTGATTGCAAACACGGTCAAGCTTTTCTACACCGATGTGGACTGGAAAGAGTTGGACTATCTCTTTGTTGATATGCCCCCTGGGACGGGAGACGTCCCCCTGACGGTATTCCAATCCCTTCCTGTTGAAGGAATCGTCATGGTTACCTCCCCCCAAGAGTTGGTTTCCATGGTAGTGGAAAAGGCAGTGAACATGGCGCAGAAAATGAATGTACCGATTGTGGGATTGGTGGAGAACCTCTCCTATTTCCTCTGCCCTGACAACCAGAAGCAATACAAGGTCTTCGGAGAAAGCCATATCGATGTGGTTGCAGAGCACCACAACCTTGAGGTACTTGCAAAACTGCCCATCGACCCACTGTTGAGTGAAGCATGTGACAATGGAACGATAGAAGCATACCAGGGAGCCGATCTTAGCGGTCTCTGTAACATATTGGAAGCAAGGGAGAAATAA
- a CDS encoding histidinol-phosphatase has protein sequence MMQNKEYPQEVVNLHTHSFYCGHGSGSIEEYVQAASEHGLALLGMSEHCPVPDGRWHRSRMDYSQIEVYEHDCQMAKETAPEGLAVITGYECDYLPEYQGYYREVAERVDYLIGAIHDLSTDLNNEHSVFWHQLSKKDLATYTDMYCDMLSSGLFLFGAHPDLFGYYYHQWDTEAEACSRAIIECAVANNVALEINANGMRKRKVQLDEGWRHPYPLSPFWEIASEYPLQVVTHSDAHDPSLIREGYEACAQVAIENNLTLCSYKVESEQSGRARISLV, from the coding sequence ATGATGCAAAACAAAGAATATCCCCAAGAGGTGGTAAACCTCCATACCCATAGTTTTTATTGTGGCCACGGCAGTGGTTCCATTGAAGAATATGTCCAAGCTGCAAGTGAGCATGGTCTTGCCTTGCTTGGCATGAGTGAGCACTGCCCGGTGCCTGATGGCAGGTGGCATCGTAGCCGAATGGACTACTCTCAGATTGAAGTATATGAACATGACTGCCAGATGGCGAAAGAGACTGCTCCTGAAGGGCTTGCTGTGATCACTGGTTATGAGTGTGACTATCTTCCGGAGTATCAAGGGTACTATAGGGAGGTGGCTGAGAGGGTGGACTACCTCATCGGCGCCATCCATGACCTTTCTACAGACTTGAACAATGAGCACTCAGTGTTTTGGCATCAGCTGTCCAAGAAGGATCTTGCTACCTATACCGATATGTACTGCGACATGCTCTCTTCAGGCTTGTTCCTCTTTGGTGCTCATCCTGACTTGTTTGGGTACTACTACCACCAGTGGGATACTGAGGCGGAGGCGTGCAGCAGGGCAATTATTGAGTGTGCTGTAGCCAACAATGTAGCCTTGGAGATCAACGCAAACGGGATGAGAAAGCGCAAGGTTCAGCTTGATGAGGGTTGGCGCCACCCCTATCCACTTTCCCCGTTCTGGGAGATTGCAAGTGAGTACCCACTTCAGGTGGTAACCCATAGCGATGCCCATGACCCATCCTTGATTAGGGAAGGGTATGAGGCCTGTGCCCAGGTTGCAATTGAGAATAATCTTACGCTCTGTTCCTATAAGGTGGAAAGTGAGCAATCAGGAAGAGCACGTATTTCCCTGGTTTAA
- a CDS encoding NifB/NifX family molybdenum-iron cluster-binding protein, whose product MIVAVPAEEKSLDSAICVSFGRAPIYCLYDTEKETSTFLDNKAAEASGGAGIQAAQFLADQKIDSLITFRLGENASKVLSAANISILKALNLSIADNIANLLEGKLTALNEVHPGYHHAH is encoded by the coding sequence ATGATTGTAGCAGTACCCGCAGAAGAAAAGAGCTTGGACAGCGCCATTTGCGTATCGTTTGGACGAGCACCCATCTATTGTCTCTATGATACAGAAAAAGAGACCAGTACCTTTTTGGACAACAAAGCAGCTGAAGCTTCAGGGGGAGCAGGAATCCAGGCCGCACAATTCCTCGCTGACCAGAAGATCGACAGCCTGATCACCTTCCGCTTGGGAGAGAATGCCTCGAAAGTACTGAGTGCTGCAAACATCAGCATTCTCAAGGCACTCAACTTGAGCATAGCTGATAATATTGCCAACCTTCTGGAAGGCAAGCTCACTGCCCTGAACGAAGTACATCCTGGATATCACCATGCACACTAA
- a CDS encoding TraR/DksA C4-type zinc finger protein, which produces MKQEDIERMKELITTLLTQLNHHAEFLDQETQAIAPSCSLGRVTRMEAIGEQAISAHAQSLNQKRLIGLENALQRIEKGTYGTCIRCQGEIPLGRLELVPEALLCVQCAEKKRR; this is translated from the coding sequence ATGAAACAAGAAGATATTGAGCGAATGAAAGAGCTTATTACTACCTTGCTCACCCAGTTGAATCACCATGCGGAATTTCTTGATCAAGAGACCCAGGCCATCGCTCCATCGTGCAGTCTCGGCCGGGTAACCAGAATGGAAGCCATCGGTGAACAAGCGATCAGTGCACATGCCCAGTCCCTGAACCAGAAGAGACTCATTGGGCTTGAAAACGCACTTCAGAGGATAGAAAAGGGAACGTACGGCACCTGTATCCGATGCCAGGGAGAGATCCCGCTTGGGAGACTGGAATTGGTACCTGAAGCACTGCTCTGTGTACAGTGTGCTGAGAAAAAACGTCGTTAA